A window from Chryseobacterium vaccae encodes these proteins:
- a CDS encoding AraC family transcriptional regulator — MEDYKKRIIKTIWYIENNLDTDLSLEKIAEVAAYSPFHFHRIFKLITGETLQQYILRKKTEKSAFYLAVHKHLDIKEIYLELGFANHSVFNKTFKKYYRMSPSEFRKSAPASFHKIVHVPSKNGQIDTVFSPYICNVENLLNWTKMNLKIEVKELPEMNLAAVMSLGLSNVEPSYNVLLDWAVKKRLFPGENIKMISVYHDSFKVTPPEKVRIHACMLLEEKLKEQEGQIFSETIEAGKFIVGSGEVTLNDFEQCWVSLFLWMNEHHYSMQKTFPFEIYHSNFKEHPEGKMIVDFCIPVH, encoded by the coding sequence TTGGAAGATTATAAAAAGAGGATTATCAAAACGATCTGGTATATAGAAAATAACCTTGACACAGACCTTTCGTTGGAAAAAATAGCGGAAGTAGCCGCCTATTCGCCGTTTCATTTCCATAGAATATTTAAGCTTATTACAGGTGAAACACTTCAACAGTATATTCTCAGGAAAAAAACTGAAAAAAGCGCATTTTATCTGGCTGTACACAAACACCTCGATATTAAGGAGATCTACCTTGAACTGGGTTTTGCCAATCATTCGGTTTTTAATAAAACGTTTAAAAAATATTACAGGATGTCTCCTTCAGAATTCCGTAAATCTGCTCCTGCATCTTTTCACAAGATTGTACACGTTCCAAGCAAGAATGGACAAATTGATACGGTTTTCAGCCCATACATTTGCAATGTCGAAAACCTATTAAACTGGACAAAAATGAATTTAAAAATTGAAGTTAAAGAGCTGCCGGAAATGAATCTGGCTGCGGTAATGAGCCTCGGGCTGAGTAATGTAGAGCCATCGTATAATGTGTTGCTTGACTGGGCTGTAAAGAAACGGCTATTTCCCGGAGAAAATATCAAAATGATCTCTGTGTATCATGACAGCTTCAAAGTAACACCACCGGAAAAAGTCAGGATTCACGCATGTATGCTTTTAGAAGAAAAGCTGAAAGAACAGGAAGGACAGATTTTTTCTGAAACCATTGAGGCCGGAAAGTTCATTGTAGGAAGCGGGGAGGTTACTCTCAATGATTTTGAACAATGCTGGGTTTCCCTATTTTTATGGATGAATGAACATCATTATTCAATGCAGAAAACATTTCCGTTTGAGATCTATCATTCTAACTTTAAAGAACATCCTGAAGGAAAAATGATCGTGGATTTCTGCATTCCTGTTCATTAA
- a CDS encoding superoxide dismutase family protein, producing the protein MRGQTLALLAGCAFLAASCCTTKTYSVNAKSGTQTGGTAKFTQKGDEVVMKLEVTNLTPGIHAVHIHEKGDCSAADGTSTGGHWNPAKDDHGKWGAEHFHMGDIGNLTADQSGKAVLTFKTNKWCLGCTDESKNIIGKGLIVHAAADDFHTQPTGNAGGRVGCVEIK; encoded by the coding sequence ATGAGAGGACAAACATTAGCATTATTAGCGGGATGTGCGTTTCTGGCAGCTTCTTGCTGTACAACGAAAACGTACTCAGTAAACGCTAAGAGCGGAACACAAACAGGCGGTACTGCCAAATTTACCCAGAAAGGAGATGAAGTTGTGATGAAACTTGAGGTAACGAATCTTACTCCGGGAATTCATGCTGTACATATCCACGAAAAAGGCGACTGTTCTGCCGCTGACGGAACTTCTACTGGAGGCCACTGGAATCCTGCCAAAGATGACCACGGAAAATGGGGAGCCGAGCATTTTCATATGGGAGATATAGGTAACCTGACTGCTGACCAGAGCGGAAAAGCCGTTTTAACCTTTAAGACCAATAAATGGTGCCTTGGCTGTACAGATGAGTCTAAAAACATCATCGGAAAAGGACTGATTGTACATGCAGCAGCTGATGACTTCCATACCCAGCCTACCGGAAATGCCGGCGGAAGAGTGGGATGTGTAGAAATTAAGTAA